The Prunus persica cultivar Lovell chromosome G8, Prunus_persica_NCBIv2, whole genome shotgun sequence genome includes a region encoding these proteins:
- the LOC109950792 gene encoding uncharacterized protein LOC109950792: protein MESGQSSQSKGSRRVWKAHEEEALLTILEDVVNRGLRCDNGSFKSGTMIQIEKSLAEKFPNTDLRVVPHIESKMRFWKKLYGIIFDMINKSGFAWNDSLKCIEVDSDEAWNTYVQHNKDADGWRGKQCLIYDRLKNIFGKDRATGRGSATPTEMMNEPVHHIDVNDDDEEVEVEPDHSTSLPRSNQQNSASSSSRHRKRNADTDIQKEMAKAFGEMISESVDQLKTITNSLVKGSEPRPDIAAELAKMDLSINDQIKALRLILEKASDERTFLTLDGAMQKAFVLILLGAREL, encoded by the exons ATGGAGAGTGGACAATCTAGTCAATCAAAAGGAAGTAGAAGGGTGTGGAAAGCACATGAGGAAGAAGCGTTGTTGACCATACTTGAGGATGTAGTCAACCGAGGTTTACGATGTGATAATGGTTCCTTTAAATCTGGAACAATGATCCAAATTGAAAAATCATTGGCTGAGAAATTTCCCAATACTGATTTAAGGGTAGTCCCACATATTGAGTCCAAGATgagattttggaaaaaattgtATGGGATAATATTTGACATGATTAACAAAAGTGGTTTTGCTTGGAATGATTCTTTGAAATGCATTGAGGTTGACAGCGATGAAGCATGGAACACTTATGTGCAG CATAACAAGGATGCTGATGGTTGGAGGGGAAAACAATGTCTAATATATGATAGGTTGAAGAATATATTTGGGAAGGACCGAGCAACTGGTAGAGGGTCTGCAACTCCCACTGAAATGATGAATGAGCCTGTGCATCACATTGATgtcaatgatgatgatgaggaagtTGAGGTCGAACCAGATCATTCTACCTCTTTGCCAAGATCAAATCAACAAAACTCAGCTAGCTCAAGTAGTCGACATCGCAAACGAAATGCAGATACTGATATTCAAAAGGAAATGGCTAAAGCATTTGGTGAGATGATTTCTGAGTCTGTTGACCAATTGAAAACTATAACTAATAGTTTGGTGAAAGGATCAGAACCAAGACCTGACATTGCTGCTGAATTGGCAAAGATGGACTTGTCtattaatgaccaaattaaggcactacggctaattttggagaaagcaaGTGATGAGAGAACATTCCTGACATTGGATGGTGCTATGCAAAAAGCATTTGTTCTTATCTTACTTGGGGCGAGGGAGTTGTGA